One Thermincola ferriacetica DNA segment encodes these proteins:
- a CDS encoding spore germination protein — protein MPGVGVIINLGGYKVNSSAGTAMINIGDTLLTTPQSETKNKVAGAFSAGDISLNNSPNAPIFFDPDLVDNAFVRPVSLS, from the coding sequence TTGCCTGGAGTTGGGGTAATTATCAACCTTGGCGGTTATAAAGTCAACAGCAGTGCTGGAACAGCTATGATAAACATTGGTGATACCCTGTTAACGACCCCGCAGAGCGAAACCAAAAACAAGGTGGCCGGAGCATTTAGTGCGGGAGACATAAGCCTGAATAACTCACCAAATGCACCGATATTTTTTGACCCTGATTTGGTTGACAATGCGTTTGTTCGTCCCGTCAGTCTCTCTTAA
- a CDS encoding spore germination protein, whose translation MPGFGVVINIGAFKINSMTGTASVNIGDNLITTPQSVTKNLVAGPFSAGDGTLNNAPSTPVFSDPDVIDSSTVRPVSVS comes from the coding sequence TTGCCCGGTTTTGGGGTTGTTATTAATATCGGGGCTTTTAAAATAAACAGCATGACCGGCACGGCTTCAGTCAATATCGGTGATAATTTGATCACCACGCCACAAAGCGTAACGAAAAACCTGGTGGCGGGTCCTTTCAGCGCCGGCGACGGTACTTTGAATAATGCCCCCAGCACGCCTGTTTTCAGTGACCCGGATGTAATTGACAGTTCCACTGTAAGGCCGGTAAGCGTTTCTTAA
- a CDS encoding metal-sensitive transcriptional regulator, producing MDRPEKFKKNLLNGLKTVEGQIRGIAKMVEEDRYCVDLLIQLAAVKARINKIGLSIIESHTRGCVSAAIRKGEGDERIEELVDVISKFIK from the coding sequence TTGGATAGGCCGGAAAAATTTAAGAAAAACCTACTCAACGGTTTAAAAACTGTGGAGGGTCAAATTCGTGGTATAGCCAAAATGGTCGAAGAAGACCGTTATTGTGTTGACCTGCTTATACAGTTGGCGGCAGTAAAGGCCAGAATTAATAAAATTGGCTTGTCAATAATTGAATCCCATACCAGGGGCTGTGTTTCGGCAGCCATCAGAAAAGGTGAGGGCGACGAGCGTATAGAGGAGCTCGTGGATGTCATTTCCAAATTTATAAAATAG
- the mntA gene encoding type VII toxin-antitoxin system MntA family adenylyltransferase antitoxin, with translation MFKKKKTYLTDAEKQKLAEILAAEPAVELAYIYGSFATGLANKDSDVDVGVLVKPEYENTVDFSFECSLALKLEQAIGRDIDLRVINKAPVFAQYQVIYPNELLFAANDQTRVNFETYVISRYLDMKYYWDLYDKYRSLRLKRGEFGAGFERDKGAS, from the coding sequence TTGTTTAAGAAAAAAAAAACATACCTGACTGATGCGGAAAAACAAAAACTGGCTGAAATACTGGCTGCCGAACCGGCCGTTGAACTGGCTTATATTTACGGTTCTTTCGCCACAGGATTGGCCAATAAAGACAGTGATGTGGATGTAGGTGTCTTAGTAAAACCGGAATATGAAAATACAGTGGATTTCAGTTTTGAGTGTTCGTTGGCCTTGAAACTGGAACAAGCAATTGGCAGAGACATTGACCTGCGGGTAATTAACAAAGCTCCTGTTTTTGCCCAGTACCAGGTTATTTACCCCAACGAGCTTCTATTTGCAGCCAATGATCAGACACGGGTCAATTTTGAAACCTACGTCATTTCACGTTACCTTGATATGAAGTATTACTGGGATTTGTACGATAAATACAGGAGTCTCCGCCTGAAAAGAGGTGAGTTCGGTGCTGGATTTGAACGTGATAAAGGCGCGTCTTGA
- a CDS encoding DUF86 domain-containing protein, giving the protein MSYDTFSSDPDKTRSVRYALQISIEACLDIGQHLLAGLGLGRPANYQL; this is encoded by the coding sequence ATAAGTTATGACACCTTTTCTTCCGATCCGGACAAAACACGTTCCGTCAGATATGCGTTACAAATATCTATTGAGGCATGCCTTGATATCGGCCAACATTTATTAGCCGGGCTTGGTCTCGGCAGACCGGCCAATTATCAATTATAA